In one window of Cuculus canorus isolate bCucCan1 chromosome 37, bCucCan1.pri, whole genome shotgun sequence DNA:
- the LOC128850043 gene encoding uncharacterized protein LOC128850043 isoform X2: MNSNRSVVRERALGRIRKLIRLLTNKPKLQVQNKEPRPTDSPTSFEELQIPILGQLLGHLFVFPHSMARKKVLASETLYPLYDLLSNQESRSTARNEGEQIQNDLEDTTMVDWLSTRELCRRFAGHLHAVEKTDVVCVAINALKESSVLDKESARNVLDVAMSAPKCWLVDVPNIVKCIHGNVEGIKMESARQSMGDLLLLLTKKHLTEVVSVLMKIAPPSDSSAVPMWEMMFSDPQIIEKVLMEVFRWHQAKHDRILCMLPEDTGILQLMVLACKDFKNENLEELCKFWRFLRRPNPALHPLVLQGLMTLSQRAETARRMKILLPDMTEDLQDSNGDVIRKALVILQNMMDHLKKKETSSIAVQLLEKLLPLFHHELSQVREQAVRLFTRQLKCVMRNHKKMMTEKVRTALLPLFSHLCDPTPSVAKASQEGLLAAAKFLGWKLPEELVQAKLQWNTAECLMKQDKKRAEDYINQSLRYLDAPQDAVREAAVMFLAVAARPLKDTNPEKMAEIYRALQPLKTDPSTSVCNVTIQAMLTLGPRSKDRRKETLLQRVFCCRC; encoded by the exons ATGAACTCCAACAGATCAGTTGTGCGCGAGAGGGCCCTGGGCAGGATCAGGAAGCTCATTCGCCTGCTGACCAATAAGCCCAAGCTGCAG GTCCAGAACAAAGAGCCAAGGCCCACGGACAGCCCCACCAGCTTTGAAGAGCTGCAGATCCCCATCCTGGGCCAACTCCTTGGTCACCTCTTCGTTTTCCCACATTCTATGGCAAGGAAAAAAGTTCTGGCTTCGGAAACCCTTTATCCTCTCTATGACCTCCTCAGCAATCAAGAAA GCAGGTCAACGGCAAGGAATGAAGGAGAACAGATCCAGAACGACCTTGAGGACACCACTATGGTGGATTGGCTCTCCACCAGAGAACTTTGCAGG AGATTTGCAGGACACCTGCATGCTGTGGAGAAGACCGACGTCGTCTGCGTGGCCATCAATGCCTTGAAAGAGTCCAGCGTCTTAGACAAAGAGTCGGCGAGGAACGTGTTGGACGTGGCCATGAGTGCCCCCAAGTGTTGGCTGGTGGAT GTGCCCAACATCGTAAAATGCATCCATGGAAATGTTGAAGGCATCAAAATGGAATCAGCCCGGCAGAGCATGGGGgaccttctgctcctcctgaCCAAGAAACACCTTACCGAAGTGGTCTCAGTGCTAATGAAGATCGCTCCACCGAGTGACAG TTCTGCAGTGCCCATGTGGGAGATGATGTTCTCCGACCCCCAAATTATAGAGAAGGTCTTGATGGAGGTGTTCAGGTGGCACCAGGCAAAACACGATAGGATCCTTTGCATGCTGCCTGAGGACACCGGCATCCTTCAGCTGATG GTCCTGGCCTGCAAGGACTTTAAAAATGAGAACTTGGAGGAACTCTGCAAATTCTGGAGATTCCTGAGGCGCCCAAACCCAGCCTTGCACCCACTGGTTCTCCAAGGACTCATGACGCTCTCTCAGAGAGCTGAGACG GCAAGAAGGATGAAGATCCTCCTGCCAGACATGACTGAGGACCTGCAGGACAGCAACGGAGATGTCATTAGGAAGGCCCTGGTGATCCTCCAAAACATGATGGATCACCTAAAGAAGAAGGAGACCAGTTCCATCGCcgtgcagctgctggagaagctgctgcccCTCTTTCATCAC GAGCTCAGCCAGGTGAGAGAACAAGCCGTCAGGCTCTTCACCAGGCAGCTGAAGTGCGTGATGAGGAACCACAAGAAGATGATGACGGAGAAAGTGCGAACTGCCCTCTTGCCGCTCTTCTCTCACCTATGCGACCCAACGCCGAGCGTGGCCAAG GCCTCCCAGGAAGGTCTCCTGGCTGCAGCCAAGTTCCTGGGCTGGAAACTGCCTGAAGAGCTCGTCCAGGCAAAGCTGCAATGGAACACTGCAGAGTGCTTG ATGAAGCAGGACAAGAAGAGGGCTGAGGACTACATCAACCAGAGCCTGCGGTACCTGGATGCTCCTCAGGATGCTGTGCGAGAGGCAGCTGTGATGTTCCTTG CGGTTGCTGCTCGGCCTTTGAAGGACACCAACCCAGAGAAGATGGCAGAGATCTACAGGG CCCTTCAGCCCCTCAAAACAGACCCCTCAACCTCAGTCTGTAACGTGACAATTCAGGCCATGCTCACGCTGGGCCCTCGAAGCAAGGACCGAAGGAAAGAAACCCTTCTACAAAGGGTCTTCTGCTGCCGGTGCTGA
- the LOC128850043 gene encoding uncharacterized protein LOC128850043 isoform X1 yields MNSNRSVVRERALGRIRKLIRLLTNKPKLQVQNKEPRPTDSPTSFEELQIPILGQLLGHLFVFPHSMARKKVLASETLYPLYDLLSNQESRSTARNEGEQIQNDLEDTTMVDWLSTRELCRRFAGHLHAVEKTDVVCVAINALKESSVLDKESARNVLDVAMSAPKCWLVDVPNIVKCIHGNVEGIKMESARQSMGDLLLLLTKKHLTEVVSVLMKIAPPSDSSAVPMWEMMFSDPQIIEKVLMEVFRWHQAKHDRILCMLPEDTGILQLMVLACKDFKNENLEELCKFWRFLRRPNPALHPLVLQGLMTLSQRAETARRMKILLPDMTEDLQDSNGDVIRKALVILQNMMDHLKKKETSSIAVQLLEKLLPLFHHELSQVREQAVRLFTRQLKCVMRNHKKMMTEKVRTALLPLFSHLCDPTPSVAKASQEGLLAAAKFLGWKLPEELVQAKLQWNTAECLMKQDKKRAEDYINQSLRYLDAPQDAVREAAVMFLAVAARPLKDTNPEKMAEIYRGKEGQGWVGRGWWDREWGSTMPGPAPGKPVRGSWGIPAQQLSSGWAWWDLEGMLGGLCRHRASSQLCFSPSQPFSPSKQTPQPQSVT; encoded by the exons ATGAACTCCAACAGATCAGTTGTGCGCGAGAGGGCCCTGGGCAGGATCAGGAAGCTCATTCGCCTGCTGACCAATAAGCCCAAGCTGCAG GTCCAGAACAAAGAGCCAAGGCCCACGGACAGCCCCACCAGCTTTGAAGAGCTGCAGATCCCCATCCTGGGCCAACTCCTTGGTCACCTCTTCGTTTTCCCACATTCTATGGCAAGGAAAAAAGTTCTGGCTTCGGAAACCCTTTATCCTCTCTATGACCTCCTCAGCAATCAAGAAA GCAGGTCAACGGCAAGGAATGAAGGAGAACAGATCCAGAACGACCTTGAGGACACCACTATGGTGGATTGGCTCTCCACCAGAGAACTTTGCAGG AGATTTGCAGGACACCTGCATGCTGTGGAGAAGACCGACGTCGTCTGCGTGGCCATCAATGCCTTGAAAGAGTCCAGCGTCTTAGACAAAGAGTCGGCGAGGAACGTGTTGGACGTGGCCATGAGTGCCCCCAAGTGTTGGCTGGTGGAT GTGCCCAACATCGTAAAATGCATCCATGGAAATGTTGAAGGCATCAAAATGGAATCAGCCCGGCAGAGCATGGGGgaccttctgctcctcctgaCCAAGAAACACCTTACCGAAGTGGTCTCAGTGCTAATGAAGATCGCTCCACCGAGTGACAG TTCTGCAGTGCCCATGTGGGAGATGATGTTCTCCGACCCCCAAATTATAGAGAAGGTCTTGATGGAGGTGTTCAGGTGGCACCAGGCAAAACACGATAGGATCCTTTGCATGCTGCCTGAGGACACCGGCATCCTTCAGCTGATG GTCCTGGCCTGCAAGGACTTTAAAAATGAGAACTTGGAGGAACTCTGCAAATTCTGGAGATTCCTGAGGCGCCCAAACCCAGCCTTGCACCCACTGGTTCTCCAAGGACTCATGACGCTCTCTCAGAGAGCTGAGACG GCAAGAAGGATGAAGATCCTCCTGCCAGACATGACTGAGGACCTGCAGGACAGCAACGGAGATGTCATTAGGAAGGCCCTGGTGATCCTCCAAAACATGATGGATCACCTAAAGAAGAAGGAGACCAGTTCCATCGCcgtgcagctgctggagaagctgctgcccCTCTTTCATCAC GAGCTCAGCCAGGTGAGAGAACAAGCCGTCAGGCTCTTCACCAGGCAGCTGAAGTGCGTGATGAGGAACCACAAGAAGATGATGACGGAGAAAGTGCGAACTGCCCTCTTGCCGCTCTTCTCTCACCTATGCGACCCAACGCCGAGCGTGGCCAAG GCCTCCCAGGAAGGTCTCCTGGCTGCAGCCAAGTTCCTGGGCTGGAAACTGCCTGAAGAGCTCGTCCAGGCAAAGCTGCAATGGAACACTGCAGAGTGCTTG ATGAAGCAGGACAAGAAGAGGGCTGAGGACTACATCAACCAGAGCCTGCGGTACCTGGATGCTCCTCAGGATGCTGTGCGAGAGGCAGCTGTGATGTTCCTTG CGGTTGCTGCTCGGCCTTTGAAGGACACCAACCCAGAGAAGATGGCAGAGATCTACAGGGGTAAGGAGGGGCAAGGTTGGGTTGGCCGGGGCTGGTGGGACAGGGAATGGGGTTCTACCATGCCAGGTCCTGCTCCGGGGAAGCCTGTGAGGGGCAGTTGGGGCATTCCTGCCCAACAGCTGTCTTCTGGATGGGCTTGGTGGGATCTGGAGGGGATGCTCGGAGGTCTCTGTAGACACAGGGCTTcatctcagctctgcttttctccatctcAGCCCTTCAGCCCCTCAAAACAGACCCCTCAACCTCAGTCTGTAACGTGA